The Scatophagus argus isolate fScaArg1 chromosome 4, fScaArg1.pri, whole genome shotgun sequence DNA window TCTCCCCCGGCAGCCGGTTTATATCCAGACTCAGCTGCCGCTTCTCGTCGTACGACATTGGCAGGGACAGTTCCTCGCCGTCGTCTCCATTGGCAGATCCACCGCCCGACGCCTTACTGCCTTTTTTAGGTTGCCTGAAAAGCCACACACAGATTTGTCAAGCTCTCAGCTTGAACTGAACCAAAGAGAGAGACGACTTCCttgcatttctgctgtgaaatTCTTTGAATCATATAAAAGGACTTTGATCGACTGAATCATACCTTGTGGCTGTCACCGTGCTGTTGGCTTTCCTGGCTGGCGCTTTCTTTTGATTGGCTGGTTTAGGCTGCTGAGCGGCGGCCTTGggcttcttctcttcctccatcttgCCCTTGTtccctttgtctttctccttttctttcttcttctccttgtctttcttctctttcttcttctttggcttGCTGACCGGAGCCTGGGACAGAACGGCCAGCTGCTCGTGCACCGCCTTCAACTGGAGGAATAGACTAATTATCAACACCTACAACTTCTGATCAATACTTGGGATGGCCTCCAGCTGGCCAACTATTATATTCATTAATGATATCAACATATGAATCACTATTTACTTTATATGCACAGAATTTCTCAACTTTCATTCAGTCTACAAAGctataaaagaagaagaaaatgaggacGTTCTTGACCTGTGATTGGTCGGCAGCACCAACCTGCTCCTGTAGCTCAGCCAACCTCGTGGCTCGCTCCTCCTCGGAGTCAGATGATTCGTCGGAGGAGgagttgttgctgctgtcagaggagGCGGTGCTTTTACTGACCACTGGTGTTGTAGATGGGACTGATGCCTCCAGGCCCTCATCTGGGATCTTGGCGAAGCGCATCTCGAACATGtcctgaggagagagagacaactgACTGCAGCCATCAACCAGGTGAAGGGTGTGAAAAGTCGTGGCAGATTCTTGAGGCTGGACGTACCTGCAGCTTGCGGGCCATGGCCACCACCTCATGATCCGGGGGATTGTACTTGTAACAGTTGGAGAACATTAACCTGACGTCAGTTGCAAAACTCTGAGGGTCACTGTACTCTCCTTTGTCCATCTTTTTCTgtcagggagagacagaagacaagagTGAAAACACTGGAGTGCGACGGTCAGCGCTACTTGTTGCTGTTGGGCTGGTAAGCAGACTAAACCGTGAGCGTATTACCCGGACGGTGCTGAGGTCCATGGGGTGTTTGATTATGTCGTGGTAGTCATGCAGCTCCAACGCCTCAGCGTCCACAGGTTTGTAGAAGGGCCAGGCATAGGCGGCGTGTTTCTTAGAGAGCATCTCCTTCAGGATTGCGTCGCAGTGTTTCATCTGCTCGCCCAGCTTACCGCCCTTCCTCCCCCCGGCTCCCCCTCCACCGGCTCCCACCTCACTGCCCGCCATCTCCTCACCCGTCTCTCTGCGGGTTTTGGCAGGGCGGGCGGCGGCTTCTCGGCGGGACGAGCCCAATTTGGCTGGTTTAGAGTCCTGAGCGGACGGAGAGTCGGCACGGCCAGCGGAGATGGCTGATGTGGTGGGAGTGGTGGTGTCCGCTTTTCTCTTCACACCTTTCTTCTgttgagagacagacagggaaagagTATCAGACACacggacagagagacaggtgtgGACAGCTGCAGCGAAAACAAGAGGGACAGACACCACACATCGGTTACCTTGACGACTGGCTGTGCAGATGGCATCATGGTGGCTGGGGGTTGCGAGGCGGAGACAGGGGGCGTGGTCTGGACAGGTGTGGGCGTGGTCGAAATGACAGGTGTCTGAGAGGGTGAAGGTGAGGGGTAGGAGGGGGGAGATGAAGCTGAAGATTCCGCCTGCTGGctcactgagacacagagagtaCTGTTAGTATTGGAATATAGTAATGTTGCGGTACTACACAGTAAATCTGTAATatttccaaatgtgttttttttttttttttacagtagtAGAGTACCTGTGGTAGCAGCAGCTGGCTGTTTGCTCTTGTTCTTGCCTTTGGGTGCCGGGGGCAGCAGGGCGACTTCTTCTTGAGGCATCTGAGCGACTTTCTGCAAGAAGATCTTCTCCAAAGCCTGAGCCATCAGGACAATGTCGTCCGTGggctgaaagacaaacaggaagctgtcTGAGGCGGCTGCAGGGTGACGCTTGGCGTGCTCGcttggtgtgtgtctgtacctTGTTGTAGATGTAACAGTTGGTGAACATGGTGTTGAAGTCCTGCATGGCCTCACTGGCGCTCCAGTAATAATTGTTCTCCAGACGTTTCTTGATGGTTCCCATGTCCATTGGGTTCTTGATCACTTTGTGGTAATCCTGGAAACACGGATGTGGTTAACTGAGCTCGACACGACTCACTACGGAAA harbors:
- the LOC124057858 gene encoding bromodomain-containing protein 3-like isoform X2 — its product is MSDAPEAAPPSPPPLTNPPPPEVTNPTKPGRKTNQLQYMQNVVVKTLWKHQFAWPFYQPVDAIKLCLADYHKVIKNPMDMGTIKKRLENNYYWSASEAMQDFNTMFTNCYIYNKPTDDIVLMAQALEKIFLQKVAQMPQEEVALLPPAPKGKNKSKQPAAATTVSQQAESSASSPPSYPSPSPSQTPVISTTPTPVQTTPPVSASQPPATMMPSAQPVVKKKGVKRKADTTTPTTSAISAGRADSPSAQDSKPAKLGSSRREAAARPAKTRRETGEEMAGSEVGAGGGGAGGRKGGKLGEQMKHCDAILKEMLSKKHAAYAWPFYKPVDAEALELHDYHDIIKHPMDLSTVRKKMDKGEYSDPQSFATDVRLMFSNCYKYNPPDHEVVAMARKLQDMFEMRFAKIPDEGLEASVPSTTPVVSKSTASSDSSNNSSSDESSDSEEERATRLAELQEQLKAVHEQLAVLSQAPVSKPKKKKEKKDKEKKKEKEKDKGNKGKMEEEKKPKAAAQQPKPANQKKAPARKANSTVTATRQPKKGSKASGGGSANGDDGEELSLPMSYDEKRQLSLDINRLPGEKLGRVVHIIQSREPSLRDSNPDEIEIDFETLKPSTLRELERYVKSCLQKKQRKLLQKAAGGGASGGGASRLSGSSSSSSDDSSSTGTSSSSDTD
- the LOC124057858 gene encoding bromodomain-containing protein 3-like isoform X1; protein product: MSDAPEAAPPSPPPLTNPPPPEVTNPTKPGRKTNQLQYMQNVVVKTLWKHQFAWPFYQPVDAIKLCLADYHKVIKNPMDMGTIKKRLENNYYWSASEAMQDFNTMFTNCYIYNKPTDDIVLMAQALEKIFLQKVAQMPQEEVALLPPAPKGKNKSKQPAAATTVSQQAESSASSPPSYPSPSPSQTPVISTTPTPVQTTPPVSASQPPATMMPSAQPVVKKKGVKRKADTTTPTTSAISAGRADSPSAQDSKPAKLGSSRREAAARPAKTRRETGEEMAGSEVGAGGGGAGGRKGGKLGEQMKHCDAILKEMLSKKHAAYAWPFYKPVDAEALELHDYHDIIKHPMDLSTVRKKMDKGEYSDPQSFATDVRLMFSNCYKYNPPDHEVVAMARKLQDMFEMRFAKIPDEGLEASVPSTTPVVSKSTASSDSSNNSSSDESSDSEEERATRLAELQEQVGAADQSQLKAVHEQLAVLSQAPVSKPKKKKEKKDKEKKKEKEKDKGNKGKMEEEKKPKAAAQQPKPANQKKAPARKANSTVTATRQPKKGSKASGGGSANGDDGEELSLPMSYDEKRQLSLDINRLPGEKLGRVVHIIQSREPSLRDSNPDEIEIDFETLKPSTLRELERYVKSCLQKKQRKLLQKAAGGGASGGGASRLSGSSSSSSDDSSSTGTSSSSDTD